The proteins below come from a single Comamonas antarctica genomic window:
- the gltS gene encoding sodium/glutamate symporter, with protein MEMFAALPQTLNVPAFQSFTLAILLFFIGQKVSQHSTLLRRYSIPEPVVGGFLCACVVGAAYLALGVRIAFDLDVREMLLLYFFAAIGLKSDLRTLRDGGRPVLWLLGLASVFILLQNLLGMGVAGLFGLDPRAGLMTGSISLTGGIGTTLAWGPEFVTRLGISNAVELGMASNMVGLFVACTIGGPVASYLMRRHGLNGGVGTLDVGVKAEQASVPLDYMGVLRALLWLNLALMLGEVITPLFHQAGLQLPMFVGCLLSGMLLRNLLGRWMVGGPGNSQYWQGIRQGLALISDICLGLFLTMALMGVQLWMLNGVLGFVLSVLVLQVALTVAFTLWVVFRCMGSDYEAAVICAGFGGIALGSTATAMANMTAVTQRHGAAHRAFIVMPLVCGFFIDIVNALVIQWMLR; from the coding sequence ATGGAAATGTTCGCAGCGCTGCCGCAAACGCTCAACGTGCCGGCCTTCCAGAGCTTCACGCTGGCGATCCTGCTGTTCTTCATCGGGCAGAAGGTCAGCCAGCACTCGACGCTGCTGCGGCGCTACAGCATTCCCGAGCCGGTGGTCGGCGGTTTCCTGTGCGCCTGCGTGGTGGGCGCGGCCTACCTCGCGTTGGGAGTGCGCATCGCATTCGATCTCGACGTGCGCGAGATGCTGCTGCTGTATTTCTTTGCCGCCATCGGGCTCAAATCGGATCTGCGTACCTTGCGCGACGGCGGCCGGCCGGTGCTGTGGCTGCTGGGCCTGGCCTCGGTCTTCATCCTGCTGCAGAACCTGCTGGGCATGGGCGTGGCGGGCCTGTTCGGCCTCGATCCACGCGCCGGCCTGATGACCGGCTCGATCTCGCTGACCGGCGGCATCGGCACCACGCTGGCCTGGGGGCCGGAGTTCGTCACGCGCCTGGGCATCTCCAACGCGGTCGAGCTGGGCATGGCCAGCAACATGGTGGGCTTGTTCGTGGCCTGCACCATCGGCGGGCCCGTGGCCAGCTACCTGATGCGCCGGCATGGGCTGAACGGCGGTGTGGGCACGCTCGACGTGGGCGTCAAAGCCGAGCAGGCCAGCGTCCCGCTGGATTACATGGGCGTGCTGCGCGCGCTGCTCTGGCTCAATCTGGCATTGATGCTGGGCGAAGTGATCACGCCGCTGTTCCACCAGGCCGGGCTGCAGTTGCCGATGTTCGTCGGCTGCCTGCTGTCGGGCATGCTGCTGCGCAACCTGCTGGGCCGCTGGATGGTCGGCGGCCCCGGCAACAGCCAGTACTGGCAAGGCATCCGCCAGGGCCTGGCGCTGATTTCCGATATCTGCCTGGGACTGTTCCTGACCATGGCGCTGATGGGCGTGCAGCTGTGGATGCTGAACGGCGTGCTGGGTTTCGTGCTCTCGGTGCTGGTGCTGCAGGTGGCGCTCACGGTGGCCTTCACGCTGTGGGTGGTGTTCCGCTGCATGGGCAGCGACTACGAGGCGGCCGTGATCTGTGCGGGTTTCGGCGGCATCGCGCTGGGCTCGACGGCCACGGCCATGGCCAACATGACCGCGGTCACGCAACGCCATGGCGCGGCCCACCGGGCCTTCATCGTGATGCCGCTGGTCTGCGGGTTCTTCATCGATATCGTCAATGCGCTGGTCATCCAGTGGATGCTCCGCTGA
- a CDS encoding GNAT family N-acetyltransferase, giving the protein MPAGDWASTLSAYVPPPLPALLRPRTEPRSPTRLVVQWARHQDEVRAAQRLRHQVFVQEMGARLPAPLAGHDIDHFDDYCEHLLVRDPASDAVIGTYRLLTPAEARRAGGLYSDNEFDLAPIAAWRPRLVELGRSCVHADWRNGATILALWGALAEFMQRNRLEAMLGCASMPMYHPGLAYGEGAANIWQQLRTRYLAAPEMQVQPYTALPLPAEGRGTPGAADVQAPALIQGYLRMGAKLLGAPAWDPDFQTADLPLMARIEDLPARYRRARD; this is encoded by the coding sequence ATGCCGGCCGGAGACTGGGCATCGACCCTTTCGGCCTATGTTCCCCCGCCGCTTCCCGCGCTGCTGCGCCCCCGTACCGAGCCACGCTCGCCCACACGGCTGGTCGTGCAGTGGGCGCGCCACCAGGACGAAGTGCGCGCCGCCCAGCGCCTGCGCCACCAGGTGTTCGTGCAGGAGATGGGCGCGCGCCTGCCGGCGCCGCTGGCAGGCCACGACATCGACCATTTCGACGACTACTGCGAGCATCTGCTGGTGCGCGATCCGGCCAGCGATGCCGTGATCGGCACCTACCGGCTGCTGACGCCTGCCGAAGCGCGGCGCGCGGGCGGCCTGTATTCGGACAACGAGTTCGACCTCGCGCCCATCGCGGCCTGGCGCCCGCGGCTCGTGGAACTGGGCCGCAGCTGCGTGCATGCCGACTGGCGCAACGGCGCGACGATCCTGGCGCTGTGGGGCGCGCTCGCCGAATTCATGCAGCGCAACCGGCTCGAAGCCATGCTGGGCTGCGCCAGCATGCCGATGTACCACCCGGGCCTGGCCTATGGCGAGGGCGCGGCGAACATCTGGCAGCAGTTGCGCACGCGCTACCTGGCCGCGCCGGAAATGCAGGTCCAGCCCTATACCGCGCTGCCGCTGCCGGCAGAAGGCCGCGGCACGCCGGGCGCCGCCGATGTGCAGGCGCCGGCATTGATCCAGGGCTATCTGCGCATGGGCGCCAAGCTGCTGGGCGCGCCGGCCTGGGACCCGGATT